A stretch of the Candidatus Jettenia sp. AMX2 genome encodes the following:
- a CDS encoding cyclic 2,3-diphosphoglycerate synthase, which yields MSKRKKIIIMGAAGRDFHNFNILFRENPDYQVIAFTATQIPNIAGREYPPSLAGKLYPEGIPVKPEQELASLIRLHEIDEVLFSYSDVSYEYVMHRASMVSAAGAQFTLPGARQTMLKSKKPVVAVCAVRTGCGKSPVSRKACEILKETGSNVVVIRHPMPYGDLRKQRIQRFSAYNDFKRYDCTIEEIEEYEPHIEQHTVVYAGVDYGVILSEAEKEADIIVWDGGNNDTPFYVPDIHITIVDPHRPGHETAYYPGETNLLLADIIVISKEDTAQPQNINHLKEQVRMFNPTAAIVDAALPVTVEKPADIKGKRVLVVEDGPTLTHGGMSFGAGILAAEKFGAAEIVDPRPYAIGSIAEVFKEYTHIGKSLPAMGYGHAQIEELKETINRIPCDIVIIGTPVDLRKLIPIEKPADRVRYSFQEISTPGLRELLLQKKL from the coding sequence ATGTCAAAAAGGAAAAAGATTATTATTATGGGGGCGGCAGGGCGGGATTTTCATAATTTCAATATCCTCTTTCGTGAGAATCCTGATTATCAGGTGATTGCATTTACCGCAACCCAGATTCCCAACATTGCCGGAAGGGAATATCCACCTTCATTAGCAGGGAAATTATATCCCGAGGGTATTCCTGTTAAACCGGAGCAGGAATTAGCATCCCTCATAAGACTTCATGAAATTGATGAGGTACTATTCTCTTACAGCGACGTTTCCTATGAATACGTAATGCACAGGGCAAGTATGGTAAGTGCAGCAGGCGCTCAATTTACCCTTCCCGGTGCAAGGCAGACTATGCTAAAAAGTAAAAAACCGGTTGTTGCGGTTTGTGCTGTAAGAACAGGCTGCGGCAAAAGCCCTGTTTCACGAAAGGCCTGCGAAATACTGAAAGAAACGGGTAGCAACGTTGTTGTTATACGGCACCCTATGCCTTATGGCGATCTCAGGAAACAGCGTATACAGCGGTTTTCTGCCTATAACGACTTTAAAAGGTATGACTGTACGATTGAAGAGATTGAGGAATACGAACCTCATATAGAGCAGCATACTGTTGTGTATGCGGGTGTCGATTACGGGGTTATTTTATCGGAAGCGGAGAAAGAAGCGGATATTATTGTCTGGGATGGCGGGAATAACGATACTCCGTTTTATGTGCCGGATATTCATATTACTATTGTAGATCCACACCGGCCAGGGCATGAGACTGCCTATTATCCCGGAGAGACGAACCTTCTGCTCGCTGATATTATTGTTATAAGTAAAGAGGATACGGCACAGCCGCAAAATATAAACCATTTGAAAGAACAGGTACGGATGTTCAATCCGACCGCTGCTATCGTAGATGCTGCATTGCCGGTAACGGTTGAAAAACCAGCGGATATAAAGGGCAAACGGGTGCTGGTTGTTGAGGATGGTCCGACATTAACGCATGGTGGCATGTCTTTCGGCGCTGGCATCCTTGCTGCAGAGAAATTTGGCGCAGCTGAAATTGTCGATCCGAGACCTTATGCAATAGGGTCAATTGCCGAAGTATTTAAAGAGTACACGCATATCGGTAAATCACTTCCTGCTATGGGGTATGGACACGCACAGATCGAAGAGTTGAAGGAGACTATAAACCGTATCCCCTGTGATATTGTTATTATTGGAACTCCTGTTGATCTCAGGAAACTCATTCCCATAGAGAAGCCTGCCGACCGTGTCCGGTACAGTTTTCAGGAAATCAGTACACCTGGGTTAAGGGAACTCCTTCTTCAAAAGAAATTATGA
- a CDS encoding HEAT repeat domain-containing protein gives MFKNGKLRLCMILLAAISIMNFSGCTTITSRRGTRENTGLKTDIEIQRKLEEWTEKLYSPDPTVRSSAAVFLLGLNHPQAQEPLIRILRHNKEREDVQISIIRAFGFTRDERATGILISLLDHESTAVREAAEEALGRLNTSNAIRRMSESLLDTSQSLNVRMLLAKILGNTNDRDAVDPLIKILDADNRELRETAMKSLVKITKETGTNDPAWWKQWWSRNKAKPRDQWLEDILSKQDVSMQELKQKIDQLKLEVAQKAIRLLETRPDKTDPKPLIDALQSEHSSVRIFAVKELVKIKDPSVIGALSNAVTDKEEEVRIEVVQALGDIDDRKSIESLLYSLNDENLIVREKAARSLGKLGKAEARDALILALHNNTHVPIIGAIIDALGQIGNLRSVEPLVVYLTHKEPKIREITAAALGKIRDARAVEPLIAALSDEHERVRWFAADSLGKIGDPASVESLIKLLTDSSPRVRESAVTALGQIGNRQSIESLITVLQDVDKRVAEQAAESILNIKKMDFEIMNTIASAFLAHKDYRRAEIVLERLIAEHATQPELKEEILQAKIKLARTLVAANNLRKAIAIYEELVKQVPADDAMKSQLIQYLKETKQYDRALEWYAVWIKESPHNNKQQYWQGRVEIANTLFGQGKYEQVKNIIARLQAEDPGLGGNEFQQNFERLAELSMEELSNSKQPE, from the coding sequence ATGTTTAAAAACGGCAAATTAAGACTTTGCATGATATTGCTTGCGGCAATATCCATAATGAACTTTTCAGGATGTACGACAATCACATCAAGAAGAGGCACAAGGGAAAATACAGGATTAAAAACCGACATTGAGATACAGCGCAAGTTAGAAGAATGGACAGAAAAATTGTATTCTCCTGACCCTACTGTAAGAAGTTCTGCTGCTGTTTTCCTCCTGGGCCTTAATCATCCTCAAGCCCAGGAACCACTTATAAGAATATTACGGCATAATAAAGAACGCGAAGACGTTCAAATCTCTATTATCCGGGCATTTGGTTTCACAAGAGATGAGCGTGCAACCGGAATATTAATCAGTTTGTTAGATCATGAATCAACCGCTGTAAGGGAGGCAGCAGAAGAGGCACTTGGGAGGCTCAATACAAGCAACGCGATACGAAGGATGTCAGAATCACTGTTGGATACTAGTCAGTCATTAAACGTCAGGATGCTCCTGGCAAAAATACTTGGCAATACGAATGACAGGGACGCTGTTGACCCTCTGATTAAAATACTTGATGCCGACAACCGCGAATTAAGAGAAACAGCCATGAAGTCCCTCGTAAAAATCACAAAAGAAACCGGCACAAACGATCCTGCATGGTGGAAACAATGGTGGTCACGCAATAAAGCAAAACCACGCGATCAATGGCTGGAAGATATCCTCTCAAAGCAGGATGTTAGCATGCAGGAACTGAAACAAAAAATCGATCAATTAAAACTTGAAGTTGCGCAAAAAGCAATTAGATTACTTGAAACCAGGCCTGATAAAACAGATCCGAAACCATTAATCGATGCACTCCAGAGTGAGCATTCCTCAGTGAGAATATTCGCAGTAAAAGAGTTAGTAAAAATAAAAGACCCTTCTGTAATTGGAGCATTAAGTAATGCTGTTACCGACAAGGAAGAAGAGGTCCGTATAGAGGTAGTTCAGGCATTGGGGGACATAGATGACAGAAAATCCATTGAATCCCTGTTGTATTCACTGAACGATGAGAATCTTATCGTAAGGGAAAAGGCGGCCAGATCTCTCGGTAAGCTGGGAAAGGCCGAGGCGAGAGACGCATTAATCCTGGCATTGCATAATAATACCCATGTACCAATAATAGGCGCCATTATCGATGCCCTTGGACAAATCGGAAATTTACGGTCTGTTGAACCGCTGGTTGTATACTTAACACACAAGGAACCAAAAATAAGAGAAATTACTGCCGCAGCCCTTGGCAAGATCCGTGATGCACGTGCAGTCGAGCCCCTTATTGCTGCATTAAGCGATGAACACGAACGCGTCCGGTGGTTTGCAGCGGATAGCCTGGGCAAGATAGGTGATCCTGCCAGCGTGGAATCCCTTATCAAATTACTCACGGACAGCAGTCCCCGGGTAAGGGAATCGGCAGTAACAGCATTAGGACAGATAGGAAACCGGCAATCAATAGAGTCGTTAATAACGGTACTTCAGGATGTCGACAAGAGGGTCGCAGAGCAGGCGGCAGAATCTATTCTCAATATCAAAAAAATGGATTTTGAAATTATGAATACCATAGCGTCTGCTTTTTTAGCACATAAAGATTACAGAAGGGCAGAGATTGTCTTAGAACGACTCATAGCTGAACATGCAACACAACCAGAACTTAAAGAAGAAATTCTGCAAGCAAAAATTAAATTAGCCAGGACACTTGTTGCTGCGAATAATCTGAGAAAGGCAATTGCGATTTATGAGGAATTGGTAAAACAAGTGCCCGCTGATGATGCAATGAAGTCCCAACTTATCCAATACCTGAAAGAAACGAAACAATATGACAGGGCGCTGGAATGGTATGCCGTCTGGATCAAAGAATCGCCACACAACAATAAACAACAATACTGGCAGGGGCGCGTGGAGATCGCCAACACCCTGTTTGGACAGGGTAAATACGAGCAGGTAAAAAATATTATTGCCAGATTACAAGCAGAAGACCCCGGTCTTGGCGGAAATGAATTCCAGCAAAATTTTGAACGATTAGCTGAATTAAGTATGGAAGAGTTGTCTAATTCAAAACAACCGGAATAA
- the trkA gene encoding Trk system potassium transporter TrkA, which yields MKIVVVGAGAVGYNLARQLSTEGHDISVIEKDPDLVERLTEKLDVSVVAGNATTPSILEDAGVKNAEMLLAVTNSDEVNMVVCTFAHSYNVRTKIARIRNPELTDDKPILHQNGFHIDHVVNPDKITVNSILDIIGTPGAIYVADFTGGHILLRGFDVPADAPIVGKKLSELKEIESTDSFLIVAIERNEQMVIPTGETKLQPHDNIFVLVAKEVLPFFLPMVNRRADEVEKVVIYGVNVTSLELARKLENQKIDVTIIEPDKEKTQEAARVLDKTIVLQGNALDIDILKEASIDISDFFVALSGNEQTNFLSALLAKRFGAQKVIVLTEDPAFVPIINTLGVDIVVNPRLVTVGSILQHIRRGHTLSVVKFQRSEAEAMEFIVDEDAKIAGKRLREITFPQGSIIGAIVREGAMQIPTGNSLINPGESVIVFALPNAIEKVQSLFSNKRD from the coding sequence ATGAAAATTGTTGTTGTTGGTGCAGGTGCTGTGGGGTATAATCTGGCGAGACAATTATCTACGGAAGGGCATGACATCTCGGTCATCGAAAAAGATCCCGACCTCGTCGAGCGGCTCACCGAAAAACTGGATGTATCGGTTGTCGCAGGAAATGCAACGACACCTTCTATCCTGGAAGATGCTGGGGTAAAAAATGCTGAGATGCTGCTTGCGGTGACAAACAGTGATGAAGTAAACATGGTGGTCTGCACCTTCGCACACAGTTACAATGTCAGAACCAAGATCGCCCGCATCAGAAACCCTGAGCTTACTGACGATAAACCAATATTGCACCAAAATGGATTTCACATAGACCATGTTGTAAATCCGGATAAGATAACCGTCAATTCCATCCTCGATATCATAGGTACCCCAGGAGCTATTTATGTTGCTGACTTTACCGGAGGACATATCCTTCTGCGGGGCTTTGATGTGCCTGCTGATGCCCCAATTGTAGGAAAAAAACTTTCGGAACTAAAGGAAATCGAATCCACGGATTCTTTCCTGATCGTTGCTATTGAGAGAAATGAACAGATGGTCATCCCTACCGGTGAAACAAAACTGCAGCCCCATGATAACATCTTTGTACTCGTAGCCAAAGAGGTGCTGCCTTTCTTTCTGCCAATGGTGAACAGGCGGGCAGATGAGGTTGAGAAGGTTGTTATTTACGGAGTCAATGTTACGAGCCTTGAGCTGGCAAGAAAATTAGAAAATCAGAAGATCGATGTTACCATCATTGAACCTGACAAAGAAAAAACACAGGAAGCTGCCAGGGTACTTGATAAAACGATAGTACTGCAGGGAAATGCGCTTGATATTGATATTCTGAAAGAGGCTTCAATTGACATCTCTGATTTCTTCGTAGCCTTATCAGGAAATGAACAGACAAATTTCCTGTCCGCATTGCTGGCAAAAAGATTTGGCGCACAAAAGGTCATTGTGCTGACGGAAGATCCGGCCTTTGTGCCTATTATCAATACACTTGGAGTAGACATCGTCGTCAATCCAAGGCTGGTTACGGTAGGGTCAATTCTGCAGCATATCCGTCGGGGACATACCCTTTCTGTCGTAAAATTTCAGCGCAGTGAGGCGGAGGCTATGGAATTTATCGTCGATGAAGATGCAAAGATTGCAGGGAAGCGCCTCAGGGAAATAACCTTTCCCCAGGGGTCTATCATAGGAGCCATTGTCCGTGAAGGTGCCATGCAAATACCAACAGGCAACTCTTTGATAAATCCGGGAGAGAGCGTTATCGTCTTTGCACTGCCTAACGCCATTGAAAAGGTTCAGTCCCTTTTCTCAAATAAAAGGGACTGA
- a CDS encoding TrkH family potassium uptake protein: MNIPVVLSTVGNFVLMLAGILLVPLGVAIYHKNGEVIWGFAYTIIIAGILGGLKKAFLRKESAEIGVREALATVTFSWIICIFLGAIPFWYSGVCTTYGDAIFETTSGFTTTGASIFKDVEVLPYSILFWRAFTNWLGGMGIVVIFVALLPAMGVSGYQLFSAEVSGPSTDRLRPRIGETAKLLLLIYLAITITLLVLLICGGMPVFDAFCHTFSTVSTGGFSTKNTSIAYFNSLYVEIIVSIFMFICACNFSLYYMCYQKEFPKVFKNSEVRFFIGLILTAILFSVFILYTSQPEAFSGGAKDSRYYNLGSTFRYAIFQILTVTTATGYSTTDFDLWPNACRFLLVLLLFIGACAGSTGGAIKCVRIVLLLKSSMREFGKIIRPRMIKHVKLNGKSVSEEIIMESSVFFVIYLGFFGLATLALVALNTDIITAFSAVAACMANFGPGLGQVGPMSNYSDISYTGKWILSFCMLLGRLEIYSLILLFLPIMWKR; the protein is encoded by the coding sequence ATGAATATTCCCGTTGTATTATCTACCGTAGGCAATTTTGTACTCATGCTGGCCGGCATACTTCTTGTCCCGCTTGGCGTGGCTATTTACCATAAGAACGGCGAAGTTATATGGGGTTTTGCATATACGATAATCATCGCCGGGATTCTCGGCGGACTCAAGAAGGCCTTCTTAAGAAAAGAATCGGCCGAGATTGGCGTCCGTGAAGCGCTTGCCACTGTTACCTTTAGCTGGATCATTTGCATTTTTCTTGGAGCCATTCCTTTTTGGTATTCCGGCGTATGTACAACATATGGTGATGCTATTTTCGAAACAACCAGCGGTTTTACAACAACAGGGGCATCAATCTTTAAGGACGTTGAGGTATTACCATACAGTATTCTCTTCTGGAGGGCATTTACAAACTGGTTGGGCGGTATGGGAATTGTCGTTATCTTCGTTGCCCTGCTACCTGCAATGGGCGTAAGCGGCTATCAGCTCTTCAGCGCTGAAGTCAGCGGTCCGTCTACTGATAGATTACGGCCAAGGATCGGTGAAACAGCAAAACTACTCCTGCTAATTTATCTCGCCATTACGATTACTCTGTTAGTGCTTTTGATATGTGGCGGCATGCCCGTGTTTGACGCATTTTGTCATACATTCTCAACTGTATCCACCGGTGGTTTTTCTACAAAAAATACCAGTATCGCATACTTTAATAGTCTTTATGTAGAAATTATTGTAAGTATCTTTATGTTTATTTGCGCATGTAACTTCTCTCTCTACTACATGTGTTACCAAAAAGAATTTCCAAAAGTCTTCAAAAATTCAGAGGTCCGGTTCTTTATAGGTTTAATTCTCACAGCAATCCTGTTTAGTGTATTTATTTTATACACCAGTCAACCAGAAGCCTTCTCCGGCGGAGCCAAGGACAGCCGTTATTACAATTTAGGAAGTACTTTCCGCTATGCAATTTTTCAAATATTAACCGTCACTACTGCGACAGGGTATTCAACTACTGATTTTGACCTATGGCCGAATGCCTGTCGTTTCTTATTGGTTTTGTTACTGTTTATTGGTGCATGTGCAGGCTCAACAGGGGGCGCTATCAAATGTGTAAGGATTGTCTTGTTATTAAAATCGAGCATGCGTGAGTTTGGCAAGATAATAAGGCCACGCATGATAAAACATGTGAAACTGAACGGCAAGTCCGTCAGCGAAGAGATTATTATGGAAAGTTCCGTGTTCTTTGTTATTTACTTGGGATTTTTTGGTCTCGCAACACTGGCATTAGTTGCTCTAAATACTGATATTATAACTGCCTTTTCTGCTGTGGCAGCATGTATGGCTAATTTTGGCCCCGGTCTGGGACAGGTTGGTCCTATGTCGAATTACAGCGATATCTCTTACACCGGCAAATGGATATTAAGTTTCTGCATGCTCCTGGGCAGGCTGGAAATCTACAGTTTGATACTTTTATTTTTACCCATTATGTGGAAACGCTAG
- a CDS encoding magnesium transporter — protein sequence MLFRNKTIEKHSKFRYSTEIFAVCKDHTAQDAIEQIRNNELSGNIFYCYAVDDEGRLTGIVPLRKLITAPPETKISQIMIHNPIRLATQTPIDTALEYFVTYKFLAFPVVDEQGMLVGIARANDFLGDTIAIEEELEQARDDLLKIIGVKLEEFRKPTVFKSAFLRFPYLLFNIISGITCAFITSAFSHTINKFVFVAFFITIILGLAESMGTQAVAVALSSLGKTIKMKGLVLYEILVGTKIGALCGALMYIVSFLWLREQAFSITLSLTILFTLITASFLGVSLPIFFKKLGINPTHASSPLVLAISDIISLTSYFLLGTHLLNRFA from the coding sequence ATGCTTTTTCGCAATAAAACGATCGAAAAACACTCCAAATTTAGATACAGTACTGAAATATTTGCAGTATGTAAAGACCATACGGCTCAGGATGCTATAGAACAAATCAGGAATAACGAGCTTTCCGGCAATATTTTTTATTGCTATGCAGTTGATGACGAAGGAAGGCTGACAGGGATCGTACCTTTGAGAAAACTCATTACAGCCCCACCGGAAACGAAAATATCTCAGATTATGATTCACAACCCCATACGGCTGGCCACGCAAACCCCTATAGACACTGCGCTTGAATATTTTGTAACTTATAAATTCCTTGCCTTCCCTGTAGTCGATGAACAGGGAATGCTTGTTGGAATTGCGCGGGCTAATGATTTTTTAGGAGATACGATTGCTATCGAGGAAGAACTGGAGCAAGCACGTGACGATCTGCTCAAAATCATTGGTGTTAAACTGGAGGAATTCCGGAAACCGACTGTCTTTAAAAGCGCCTTTTTACGGTTTCCTTATTTACTTTTTAATATTATAAGCGGAATCACCTGTGCTTTTATTACCAGTGCATTCAGCCATACAATCAATAAGTTCGTTTTTGTTGCCTTTTTTATAACAATAATCTTAGGTCTTGCCGAAAGTATGGGCACCCAGGCCGTTGCGGTTGCTCTTTCTTCTCTTGGAAAGACCATCAAAATGAAGGGTCTTGTCCTTTATGAAATATTAGTTGGAACAAAAATAGGAGCGTTATGTGGTGCGCTTATGTATATCGTTTCTTTTTTATGGTTGCGGGAACAGGCTTTCTCCATAACATTATCCCTGACTATCCTGTTTACCCTTATCACAGCCTCTTTTCTTGGAGTTTCCCTGCCAATCTTCTTTAAAAAGCTAGGTATCAATCCAACTCATGCCTCAAGCCCGCTCGTCCTGGCGATCTCCGACATCATTTCACTGACTTCCTATTTTCTTCTCGGGACACATCTTCTTAACCGTTTTGCATAA
- a CDS encoding ferritin family protein: MDVKEIIRQAAEQEDKAYQYYMNALNIIKDPVAKVWIKELADEELKHKQLLVNFDISKVKKFKPDKIQDLHITEYLVDKDITEVKDAQDLLIVAMKKEQKSYNFYVSMAKSTDDKDIRKLCKMLAQEELKHKHKLELYYDDIVFQED; this comes from the coding sequence ATGGATGTAAAAGAAATTATCAGACAAGCAGCTGAACAGGAAGACAAAGCATATCAGTATTATATGAATGCGTTAAATATTATAAAAGACCCTGTTGCAAAGGTATGGATAAAGGAATTAGCCGATGAAGAATTGAAACATAAACAGCTGTTGGTGAACTTCGATATATCAAAGGTGAAAAAATTTAAACCGGATAAAATTCAGGATCTGCATATTACAGAATACCTGGTTGACAAAGATATAACAGAAGTCAAAGATGCACAGGATTTATTGATAGTTGCCATGAAAAAAGAGCAGAAATCCTATAACTTTTACGTGAGTATGGCAAAATCAACCGATGACAAAGATATAAGAAAATTATGCAAAATGCTTGCTCAGGAAGAACTAAAGCATAAACACAAGCTGGAATTGTATTATGATGATATTGTTTTTCAAGAAGATTAA
- the trxB gene encoding thioredoxin-disulfide reductase, giving the protein MNRDYEIIIVGGGPAGFSAAIYACRALLKTVILEKRYLGGQLIGTELIENYPGFPDVITGVELTQRMEAQAKRFGADIRYEDVLKLDVEGNEKIVTTDAGKYASQIVIIAAGADPKKLDVPGEKEFYGKGISYCATCDGAFYRDKDVVVVGGGDSAVTEAIFLTKYAKTVKIIHRRDEFRATKIYLDDAFSNPKINTEVNTVVESIYGKDKVEGVVCRNVLTGEKKNIPCEGIFIFIGSSPNTAFLGNLLCVDTGCHIETNMHMETAIEGIYAVGDVRKNSYRQIATAVGDGAIAAIAAEHKLAEWKSLKK; this is encoded by the coding sequence GTGAACAGAGATTATGAGATAATTATCGTTGGAGGAGGTCCGGCTGGTTTTTCTGCTGCTATTTATGCTTGTCGTGCCTTGCTGAAAACCGTTATTCTAGAAAAGAGATATCTTGGTGGGCAGTTAATCGGAACAGAACTTATTGAAAACTACCCTGGATTTCCTGATGTTATTACCGGTGTTGAACTGACACAGCGGATGGAGGCTCAGGCAAAACGGTTTGGTGCAGATATTCGATACGAGGATGTTTTAAAATTGGACGTTGAGGGTAATGAAAAGATTGTGACAACCGATGCAGGCAAATATGCCAGCCAGATAGTAATAATAGCCGCTGGCGCAGATCCTAAAAAATTAGATGTACCGGGAGAGAAGGAGTTTTATGGTAAAGGGATAAGCTATTGCGCAACTTGTGACGGGGCTTTTTACAGGGATAAGGATGTTGTTGTCGTAGGTGGCGGAGATTCTGCTGTAACAGAGGCTATTTTCCTGACAAAATATGCTAAAACAGTTAAAATAATACATCGGAGGGATGAGTTCAGAGCAACAAAGATTTATCTGGATGATGCCTTTTCAAATCCAAAGATAAATACAGAAGTAAACACGGTAGTTGAAAGTATCTATGGGAAAGATAAGGTTGAAGGGGTTGTTTGCAGGAATGTTTTAACCGGAGAAAAGAAAAATATCCCTTGCGAGGGGATTTTTATTTTTATCGGGAGTTCTCCAAATACGGCTTTTTTGGGCAATCTGCTTTGTGTAGATACCGGATGTCATATTGAGACAAATATGCATATGGAGACTGCAATTGAAGGAATATATGCCGTTGGTGACGTACGAAAGAATTCATACCGGCAAATTGCAACTGCGGTAGGAGACGGAGCAATTGCTGCTATTGCTGCCGAACATAAATTAGCCGAATGGAAATCCTTAAAAAAGTAA
- a CDS encoding rubredoxin has translation MSKWECRVCGYIYDPEKGDPDNGVSPGTSFENIQDDWVCPACGAAKELFDKID, from the coding sequence ATGTCAAAATGGGAATGCAGGGTATGTGGTTATATCTATGATCCGGAAAAGGGAGACCCGGATAACGGTGTTAGCCCTGGAACATCTTTTGAGAACATACAGGATGACTGGGTTTGTCCTGCTTGCGGGGCTGCTAAAGAACTTTTTGATAAAATCGATTGA
- a CDS encoding aspartate ammonia-lyase, translated as MSQHGINPYRIEKDYMGEMQVPLFAYYGIQTARAIENFPISGQTSNPVFILALSYIKKAAAMVNVELGCLDSKIGNLIILACDRILNGEFQDQFLVDVYQAGAGTSLHMNLNEVIANIVIEMLGGEKGNYSIVHPNDHVNCGQSTNDVYPTAMRLAALQLTKNLVKNLYVLTETFSQKAKSFDSIIKSGRTHLQDAVPIRVGQEFSGYTESIFKTTKGIEKASEGLKELGIGGSAVGTGINTHPQFSGKVIEKLRKMTNLDLRESKNRFESMQSNACFMDLSGALRTSCIELIRISNDLRLMNSGPNTGLAEINLPAVQPGSSIMPGKVNPVIPEMMNMVCFSILGNDMSITMAAQAGQFELNVMMPLLQYKLLDSIHIMTNAVRVFHDKCVSGITVNDNKCRDYAMKSIGIATFLNPLIGYSKAAEVVRESLRTGKSVKDIIQQWRLVPAEELNQILSPVSLTEPCRKGVPAQCR; from the coding sequence ATGAGTCAGCACGGAATAAATCCTTACCGCATAGAAAAAGATTATATGGGAGAAATGCAGGTTCCGTTATTTGCTTATTACGGAATTCAAACTGCCAGGGCAATTGAGAATTTCCCTATCAGCGGACAGACATCAAATCCGGTTTTTATATTGGCGCTCAGTTACATAAAAAAGGCTGCAGCTATGGTTAATGTAGAGCTTGGTTGTCTTGACAGCAAGATTGGTAATTTGATTATTCTGGCATGCGATCGTATTTTAAATGGCGAATTCCAGGATCAATTTCTGGTAGATGTTTATCAGGCGGGGGCAGGGACGTCTCTTCATATGAACCTGAATGAAGTTATTGCTAATATCGTAATTGAGATGCTTGGAGGGGAGAAAGGCAATTATTCTATTGTACATCCTAATGATCATGTTAACTGCGGTCAATCTACCAATGATGTTTATCCAACAGCCATGCGTTTAGCAGCGTTACAACTAACAAAGAATCTTGTCAAGAATCTCTATGTCTTGACAGAAACATTCAGCCAGAAGGCAAAATCATTTGATTCAATAATAAAATCGGGTCGTACACACCTGCAGGACGCTGTACCTATCCGTGTGGGACAGGAATTTTCAGGCTATACAGAATCTATTTTTAAAACGACAAAAGGCATTGAAAAGGCAAGTGAGGGTTTAAAAGAATTAGGAATTGGTGGCAGTGCTGTAGGAACAGGAATCAATACCCATCCGCAATTTAGCGGAAAGGTGATTGAAAAACTCAGAAAAATGACGAACCTTGATTTGAGGGAATCAAAGAACCGGTTTGAATCTATGCAGAGCAACGCCTGTTTTATGGATCTTTCCGGTGCTCTTCGCACATCTTGTATAGAACTTATCCGCATTTCGAATGATTTAAGGTTAATGAATTCCGGGCCAAATACCGGTTTGGCAGAAATCAATTTGCCGGCAGTACAGCCAGGTTCATCGATAATGCCCGGGAAGGTGAATCCTGTTATTCCTGAGATGATGAACATGGTATGTTTCTCTATTTTGGGGAATGATATGTCAATTACAATGGCCGCTCAGGCAGGACAATTTGAGCTTAACGTTATGATGCCACTGCTCCAGTATAAGTTACTGGATTCTATCCATATTATGACGAATGCAGTAAGGGTGTTTCATGATAAGTGCGTATCTGGTATAACCGTAAATGATAACAAATGCCGGGATTATGCTATGAAGAGTATAGGGATCGCGACGTTTCTGAATCCTCTGATAGGATATTCAAAAGCCGCCGAGGTAGTCAGGGAATCGTTGCGAACAGGAAAATCAGTAAAGGATATTATCCAGCAATGGCGACTTGTTCCTGCTGAAGAGTTAAATCAGATATTATCCCCTGTCTCTCTGACGGAACCCTGCAGGAAGGGTGTTCCGGCACAATGTAGATGA
- a CDS encoding ferritin family protein → MREGYKSILEFLESDMEVEEEQEHLYNQFAADSKDTKVKETFQRLARAAKGHRDALGKIIRDIETDAHDVSFYCLTCGWEINFGKMPSVGNEERCSLCCQKFVLVDIDDDYSIKFLPQ, encoded by the coding sequence ATGAGAGAAGGATATAAATCTATATTAGAATTTTTGGAATCGGATATGGAAGTGGAAGAAGAACAGGAGCATCTCTACAACCAGTTTGCTGCTGATTCAAAAGACACCAAGGTAAAAGAAACATTTCAACGTTTGGCAAGGGCTGCTAAAGGACACAGGGATGCCCTTGGAAAGATTATCAGGGATATTGAAACAGACGCACATGATGTGAGTTTTTATTGTCTTACCTGTGGGTGGGAGATTAATTTTGGAAAGATGCCTTCTGTTGGGAATGAGGAGCGGTGTTCATTATGCTGCCAGAAATTTGTTCTTGTCGATATAGATGATGATTATTCAATAAAATTCCTTCCGCAGTAA